TCCGCCACCGCCGAGCAGTCCGGATTCGCCCTGGGCACGATGGCCGCGGCGGCGGCTTTGGAGGCCCTGCCCGCTCTGGCCGTCGTGGGTGTCTTCCATGGGGCGGCGATGTGCGGGGCGTTGGCGCTGCTGCTGCTCACGGCGGGGCGGCGCGGCAGGGAGAACCACTCACCCACCGGCGAGGACCACTCGTTCACCGGCGAGAACCGCTCACAGCATTCGCCAGCCGGCGAAGAAAAGGGAGAAGACGCACATGGAACGTCTGCGGGGGCAAGCCAGTTGCCGGGGTCCTGAACCCGAACGCACGCAGGGCGATCCGGTCGACGCCGTGCGGGCGCTGCTGGGCGCCGCCCGGACCGCTCCCGGCAGAGCCGTCGTCACCGTCGCCGCCGACGGCACGACGAACTCGCGGTCGTATCCCGAACTGCTCGACGCGGCACGCCGTATGCTCACCGGCCTGCGGGCGCACGGACTGCGGCGCGGCGACACGGTGGTGCTGTGCGGGCTGCCGCTGGCCGAGTTCTTCCCCGCCTTCTGGGCCTGCGTCCTCGGCGGTGCCTTACCGGTGGCCATCGCCGAGCACCCCGCGCCGGGCTCCCCGGCCTTCGCACGCTTACGGCAGGCCTGCGCGTTGCTCGACCAGCCGCTGGTCCTGACCGACGCACCCGGCGCGGCGTCCCTCGCCGACGCCACGCCCGCCCCGCGGGTCGCCCTGGCGCGGGAGTGTCTCGCCGCGCCGCCCACGGACGACCACGTCGAGCCGGACCCGTCCGACACGGCCCTGCTGATGCTGTCCTCGGGCAGCACCGGCGTCCCGAAGGCCGCCCGGCTGACGCACGCCGGGCTCGCGGACTTCGCGGCGAGCAGCCGGCGAATCCTGGACGTGCGGCCGGACGACACGATGGTGAACTGGCTGCCCGTCGACCACAGCGGGGCCTTCCTGCTCTACCACCTGCTCGCGGTCTTCACCGGCAGCACCAACGTCCACGCGCCCACCGAGCGGGTGCTCGCCGACCCGCTGCGCTGGCTCGACCTCCTCCACGAACACCGGGCGCGGCACAGCTGGGCACCGACGTTCGCCTACCGGCTGGTCGCGGACGCGCTCGCCGAGCGGGCCGACCGCCCCTGGGACCTGAGCGGCCTCAAGTCGCTGGTGTGCGGGGGCGAGCGGGTCGTCCTGCCCGTGCTGCGCCGTTTCCTCGACGCGACGGCCCCGTACGGGGTGCGCGAGGAGCACATCGCCCCGGTGTGGGGCATGGCCGAGACGGTCACGGCCGTCACCTACGGCCGGCTGGACCGGCCGGGCACCGTGCACCGCCTGCTCAAGAACAGCCTGGGCGGCGACCTGGTCCGGGCCGGCGAGGACACCCCGGACGCCGAGTGTGTCACCTTCGTCGCCTCCGGCTCACCCGCGCACGGCGTCACCCTGCGCATCGTCGACGACCGCGGCGACCTCGCCCCGCCGGGCCGCGTCGGCCGGCTCCAGGTCCACTCGGCCGCGCGGCTCACCCCCGGCTACGTGAACAACCCCGAGGCGGACGCCGCGGCCTACCCGGCCGGACGCGACTGGCTCGACACCGGCGATCTGGCCTTCCTTCACGACGGCCAGGTCGTCATCACGGGCCGCCGCAAGGACGTGATCATCCTCAACGGCCACAACGTCTACTGCCACGAGGTGGAGGAGACCGCCACCGCCGTCGACGGCGTCCGGCAGGGCGAGGTCGCAGCCTGCGGCATCCCGCACCCGGAGCGGGGCACGGAGGAACTCGCCGTGTTCTTCGTCAGCCGCGGCACCGCCGAGGACCCGCGGATCGCCGCGGAGGTCAAGGCGGCGCTGTACACCCGCCTCAGGCTCACCGCCGCGTACGTCCTGCCCGTCCCGGCGGACGAGTTCCCACGGACACCGGCGGGCAAGGTCCGCCGCGCGGAACTCCAGAACCGCCTGGTCTCCGGCGGCTTCCGCGCCGCGCCGACCGCGGCACCGGCCGCCCGGGCGGACGCGGACGCCGTGACCCGGGCCGTCCGGGAGGAGCTGAGCGCCGTACTCGGCCGCCCGGCCGGCGCGGACGTGCCGTTCTACGAACTCGGCCTGACCTCCGTCCTTCTGGTGCGCCTGCGGAACCAGCTGGCGGAACGCCTCGGGATACCGATCGCCCAGACCGCGTTCTTCGAGCACCCGACGGCCAAGGCCCTCGCGGCGCACCTCGCGAGCGGGCCGACGGCCGGGGCCGGGTTCGAGGCGGAGGCGGGGCCTGGGGCGGGGGCCGGGTTTGAGGCTGCGGCCTGGCCCGCGGCGGAGGCCCGGGTTCAGGCGGCGGCTGGGACCGCGGCGGAGGCCGGAGGTGAGACTGCGGCCAAGCCCCCGGCGGAGGCCCGGGTACAGGCGGCGGCCAAGCCCACGGCAGAACCCCCGGCACAGACAGCGACCGAGCCCACGGCAGAACCCCCGGCACAGACAGCAAGCGAGCCCACGGCAGAACCCCCGGCACAGACAGCAAGCGAGCCCACGGCAGAACCCCCGGCACAGACAGCAAGCGAGCCCACGGCAGAACCCCCGGCACAGACAGCAAGCGAGCCCACGGCAGAACCCCCGGCACAGACAGCAAGCGAGCCCACGGCAGAACCCCCGGCACAGACAGCAAGCGAGCCCACGGCGACGACCACGCCCACCGCGGCGACCGGGCCCACGGCCGGGACCGGGCCCGAGGCATGGACCGAGCCCAAGGCATGGACCAAGCCCGAGGCAGCGGTCAGTCCCGAGCCCCCTGCGACCCAGCTCGGCGCTGCGGTCAATCCCGACGCTGCGCCCCAGCCCGGCGCTGCCACCCAGCCCGGCGCTGCCCTCCAGCCCGGTGAAGCCACCGGCGAGGGCACCGCCGTCGCGGAGTCCCCCGAGCGTCGCGTCGCCGTCATAGGGCTGTCGCTGCGCTTCCCCGGCGCGAACTCGGTCGAGGAGTTCTGGGCCAATCTGCGGGACGGCGTCGACAGCGTCCGGGGCTTCGGGGAGCAGGAGCTCGCGGCGGCGGGTCTGTCGCCGGAGCAGCGCCGCGCGCCCGGCCTCGTGCCCGCCGCCGGAATCCTCGACGGCGTCGAGGAGTTCGACCCGGACTTCTTCGGGATGAGCCCCAAGGAGGCCGGGCTGACGCATCCCGCGCACCGGCTGTTCCTTGAGTGCTGCCACCGGGCCCTGGAGGACGGGGGCCACGCGGCGACCGCGCCCGGCGTCCGGGTGGGGGTCTTCGCCGGGTCGGGCATGAACCTCTACGACCACCAGCAGCAGCCCGCGACCGGCTCGCCGTACGACCCGTCGGACCCGGCCGCCGGCATGCAGTCGGCCATCGGCCAGGAGCCGGACTTCCTCGCCACCCGCGTCGCCTACCGCCTCGGCCTCACCGGCCCGGCGATCGGTGTGCAGACGGCCTGTTCCACCTCCCTCGTCGCGGTACACCTCGCGGTCCAGGCCCTGCTCACCGGAGAGGCGGACCTCGCCCTGGCGGGCGCCGCGGCGGTGCACCTGCCCCAGGAGACCGGCTACCACAGCCACCCCGGGTCGATCCTGTCCCCCACCGGACGCTGCCGCGCCTTCGACGCGGAGGCCGACGGCACCGTCGGCGGCAACGGCGTGGCCGCCGTCCTGCTCAAGCGCCTCGACCGGGCGCTGGCCGACGGCGACACCGTGCACGCGGTGATCCTGGGGTCCGCCGTCAACAACGACGGCGCCGCCAAGGTCGGCTTCAGCGCGCCCGGTGTCGAGGGACAAGCCGAGGTCGTACGCCAGGCGCTGCGCAGGGCAGAGGTGCCCGCGGCGACGATCTCGTACGTGGAGGCGCACGGCACGGGAACGCGGCTCGGGGATCCGGTGGAGCTGACGGCGTTGCGGCGGGCGCTCGGCGAGGACACGGGGGGATCCGCTCGCGCCGGTTCCTGCGTGGTCGGCTCGGTGAAGCCGAACATCGGGCATCTCGACAGCTGCGCCGGGATGGCCGGGCTCATCAAGACGGTCCTCATGCTGCGCAACCACACCCTGGTGCCGACACCGCACCTGACCCGCCCCAACCCCGAACTACCCCTGGCCGACGGCCGGTTGACGCTCGCCACGGATCTGCGGCCGTGGCAGGTGCCGGACGGTGTGCCCCGCCGGGCCGGGGTCAGCGCGCTCGGTGTCGGCGGCACCAACGCCCATGTGGTGCTGGAGGAGGCCCCGCCCGTACACCCCCGCCCCGCCTCCGAACTGCCCGTCCTCGTGCCCGTGTCGGCCCGCGACCCCGAGGCCCTGGCCGGGCTCACGGCCGCGCTGCGCGACCGGCTGCTGGCCCGGCCCGGCCTCCCGGCCGCCGATGTGGCCGCCACCCTGGCCCTCGGCAGGCCGCACCGCGCGGCCCGCACCGCCGTGGCCGGGCGCACGGCGGGCGAACTCGCCCGCGCGCTGGGGGAACAGCACCCCCTCACGCCCTCCCCTCTCGGCCCGGTCGCCTTCGCGTTCGCGGGCCAGGGCAGCGCCCGCCGGGGCATGGCGAACGGCCTGTACGCCGCGCACCCGGCCGCGCGGGCCACGCTCGACCGGTGCGAGGAGGTCTACGCCGGGGAGTTCGGCGGCAGCCTCCTCGCGCGGCTGCTGACCGCCCCCGCCTCCGCCGACCGTCCCGCGGACGACGAGATCTGGCCCACCGAAACCGCGCAAGCCGCCCTCTTCGCCCATCAGGCGGCGCTGGCGGAGGCCTGGCGGGCGGCCGGGATACGCCCCGGGCTCCTGTTCGGGCACAGCGTCGGTGAGTACGCCGCCCTGTACGCGGCCGGTGCCCTGACGCTGGAGGACGGACTGCGGCTCACCGCCTGGCGCGGGCGGCTGATGCAGACCCGCTGCCCGGCCGGGGGCATGCTCGCCGTCCGGACCGACCAGGCCACCGCGCGGCGCATCGCGCAGGCCGCCGGTGCGGAGCTCGCCGTGGTCAACGGCCCGCACGCCCATGTGCTCTCGGGCCCGCCGCAGGCCCTGAAGGAGGCGGCGGCACTGCTCGACCAGGAGGGCCTGCGGTGGCGTGCGCTGCCGGTCGACCGGGCGTTCCACTCTGCCGAGATCGACAGCGCCCTGGACGAGTTCAGGACCCGTGCGCGCGGCGTGAGGTACCGTCCGCTGCACACCCCGCTGGTGACCACGGCCGACGGTGAACTGCGCCGGGTGGGCTGGACCGCCGACGTGGAGTACCTCTGCCGGCAGGCCCGGCACCCGGTCCGCTTCGACCTCGCCATGGACAAGGCCGTCGAGCAGGGCTGCCGGGACTTCGTGGAGATCGGTGCCGGGCGGACCCTCACCGGCCTCGGCCGGCACTGCGTACCCGACAGCCGCTGGCTGAGCGGGCAGGGCGAAGGGGACGGGGCGGCCGAGCAGGCGCATGGGTTCCTGACGGCGCTCGGCTCGCTGTACGTCAGGGGCGCGGACCTGGACTGGCGGGCGCTCGGCAGGGAAGGGGGCCGGGTGCAGCTTCCGGGGCATCCCTTGCGACGGCGTACGGTGCCGTTCAAGGCCGTGCCGCCGTCCGCGGCTCTTGACCTACCGGTACCGGACGGTGAAGTCATCGACAGGGTCCGGCAGTTGACCGCCGACAAGCTCGGCCGCCCGATCGCCGACGTCACACCGGACAGCTCGTTCTTCGAACTGGGCGCCGACTCGCTCTCCCTGATGAGCATGACGACCGAGCTGGAACAGCGCTACGGCGTCCGCGTCCCGGTCCGGGAGGTGTTCGACTCGGCCGACACACCGCGGAGGCTGGCCGAGCGGGTCGCGCAACTGCGGGGAGACGCGCCCGTGATCCAGGAAACCGTGGTCCAGGAACCCGTCGTCGAGCAGCCGACGGCGTCTGCTGCTCCGTCGGAGTCACCGGAAGGGCTCCACGCCCTGTTCGGCCGGCAGCTCCGACTGGCCGAGCAACTCGTCGGCCAAGTGGGCGAGATGATCTCCCGCCAACTGGACGTGCTCGCGACCTCCGGCACCACGACGACACCGCCCGCCCAGGCACCCGTCCAGGCGCCCGTCCCGGCCCCCGCGCCCCTCGTCCCGAAGCCCACTCCCATACCCACGCCCACGCCCACGCCCACGCCCACGCCCACGCCCAGCCCTCCCCTCTCACACCCCGGGACCTTCGACTTCAGTCTCTACTTCTTCGGCGACTACCCCCAGGACACCGACCACGACAAATACGGCCTGATCATGGCCGCCGCGGACTTCGCCGACCAGCACGGCTTCCACGCCCTGTGGTTCCCCGAGCGGCACTTCAACTCCTTCGGCGCGCTCTTCCCCAACCCCTCCGTACTGGCAGCGGCCCTCGCCGCCCGGACCAGCCGGATCCGGCTGCACGCCGGTTCCGTGGTGCTGCCGCTGCACCATCCCGCCCGGGTCGCGGAGGAGTGGTCGGTGGTCGACAACATCTCCGGCGGCCGGACGGGCCTGTGCTTCGCGAGCGGCTGGCACGCCACCGACTTCGCGCTCGCGCCGCAGCACTTCGGCCGGCACCGCGAGGTGATGTACGAGCACCTGGCGACCGTACGGGACCTCTGGTCGGGGCAGCCGGTGAAGACGACGGCGGGCGACGGCACCTCCGTCGAGATCCGCCTGCACCCCCGCCCCGTACAGGAACGGCCGCCGATGTACGTGGCCGTCGTCGGGAACCCGGACAGCTACCGCCGGGCGGCCGCCGAGGACCTCGGCGTGGTCACGAACCTGATGACGCAGACGGTGGAGCAACTGGCCGAGAACATCGCGCTGTACCGGCGCTGCCGTGCCGAGCACGGTCTCGACCCGGCCGCCGGGCGGGTCGTGGTGCTGGTGCACACCTACCTGGAGGACGACGCGGAGCGGGCGCGGGCCGAGGCGTACCGGCCCTTCCTGTCGTATCTGCGCTCCTCCCTGTCCCTCTTCGACCAGGTCACCAACAGTCTCGGCTTCCAGGTGGACCTGGAGAACACCCCCGAGGAGGACGTGGAGTTCCTCCTCGGACGCGCCTACGAGCGCTACTGCGACTCCCGCGCGCTGATCGGCGACGCGCACACGGCCGCGGAGACCGTCCGGCGGCTGCGGGAGGCCGGAGCGGACGAGATCGCCTGCTTCGTGGACTTCGGCGTCCCGAAGGAGAAGGTGCTGGCGGCGCTGCCGGTGCTGGCCAGGCTCCGGTCGACGACCCCCGGCACGAAGCCACGGCCGCTGCCCGAGACCTGCGCCCCACGGCCACCACGGCCCGCGCCCCGTCGGCGGACACCGCTCACCCCCGGCCAGCGCCGCATCTGGTTCCTGGAACAACTGCACCCGGGCACCGCGATGTACCACGAGCCCAAGGCGATCCGCCTGGACGGCCCCCTGGACGTCCCGGCGCTGCAGTGGGCGCTGCAGCGCGTCACGGACCGGCACCCGGCGCTGCGCACGGTCTTCGGTGACACGGCCGGTGTCCCGTACCAGGAGATCCGCGACCGTATGCCGCTCGACTGCCCGGTGGAGGACCACACGGGCGCGACGGAGGAGGAGGCGCTGCGGGCGACGCTGGCCGCCGCCGACAGCCACCGACTGGACCTGTCCACCGGCCCCCTCGTCACGGCCCGGCTCCTCCGCCTGGCCGATGACCGGCATCTGCTCTTCCTCCTGGCCCACCACATCGTCTTCGACTCCTCCTCCACGGCCGTGCTGGCCCGGGACCTCGCCGCGTACTACCGCGCCCGGCGGCGTGGGGACGCCGACGCCGAACCGCCGCCCCTGCCCGGGCCGCCGGCCCCGCCCGCACCGGACACCGCCCGTTGCCTGGACTTCTGGCGGCGGTACCTCGGTGACGCACCGGAGCTGACCCTGCCCACCGACCGCCCCCGCCCGCCGGTCAGGACGGGAGCGGGCGCGAGCCTCACGCACGCCCTCGACGCGGAACTGACGGACGGACTGCGGACGTTCGCCGCCGGGCACCGCGCCACCCTCTTCATGACGCTGACCAGTGCGATCGGCGCGGTCCTGGGCCGTTTCAGCGGACAACGGGACGTGGTGATCGGCACCGCGGTGGCGGCCCGACCCGCGGGCGCGGAAGACCACGTGGGCCTGTTCCTCGACACCGTGCCGCTGCGCCTGGACCTGTCCGGCGACCCGGACTTCCCGACGCTGCTGCACCGGGTCCGCGAGAGCAGCACGTCGGCGTACGAACACCGCGGCGTGCCCTTCGACGAGCTGGTGGGCGCGCTCAACCCGCGCCGTGACCCGGGCCGTAATCCGCTGTTCCAGGTGATGGTGGAGTACGAGAACGAGGGCGAGGCCCTCTTCGACCCGCCCCGCCTGACGGCCACCCTGCTCGACGTCCCGAGCGCCCGCGCCCCGTTCGACCTCAGCGTCTACCTCACCCACCACGCGGGCGGCGTCCGTTTCATGGTCGAGTACGACACGGCCCTCTTCGACGAGGCGACGGTGCGCCGGTTCGTGGACTACG
This region of Streptomyces caelestis genomic DNA includes:
- a CDS encoding non-ribosomal peptide synthetase/type I polyketide synthase, which codes for MERLRGQASCRGPEPERTQGDPVDAVRALLGAARTAPGRAVVTVAADGTTNSRSYPELLDAARRMLTGLRAHGLRRGDTVVLCGLPLAEFFPAFWACVLGGALPVAIAEHPAPGSPAFARLRQACALLDQPLVLTDAPGAASLADATPAPRVALARECLAAPPTDDHVEPDPSDTALLMLSSGSTGVPKAARLTHAGLADFAASSRRILDVRPDDTMVNWLPVDHSGAFLLYHLLAVFTGSTNVHAPTERVLADPLRWLDLLHEHRARHSWAPTFAYRLVADALAERADRPWDLSGLKSLVCGGERVVLPVLRRFLDATAPYGVREEHIAPVWGMAETVTAVTYGRLDRPGTVHRLLKNSLGGDLVRAGEDTPDAECVTFVASGSPAHGVTLRIVDDRGDLAPPGRVGRLQVHSAARLTPGYVNNPEADAAAYPAGRDWLDTGDLAFLHDGQVVITGRRKDVIILNGHNVYCHEVEETATAVDGVRQGEVAACGIPHPERGTEELAVFFVSRGTAEDPRIAAEVKAALYTRLRLTAAYVLPVPADEFPRTPAGKVRRAELQNRLVSGGFRAAPTAAPAARADADAVTRAVREELSAVLGRPAGADVPFYELGLTSVLLVRLRNQLAERLGIPIAQTAFFEHPTAKALAAHLASGPTAGAGFEAEAGPGAGAGFEAAAWPAAEARVQAAAGTAAEAGGETAAKPPAEARVQAAAKPTAEPPAQTATEPTAEPPAQTASEPTAEPPAQTASEPTAEPPAQTASEPTAEPPAQTASEPTAEPPAQTASEPTAEPPAQTASEPTATTTPTAATGPTAGTGPEAWTEPKAWTKPEAAVSPEPPATQLGAAVNPDAAPQPGAATQPGAALQPGEATGEGTAVAESPERRVAVIGLSLRFPGANSVEEFWANLRDGVDSVRGFGEQELAAAGLSPEQRRAPGLVPAAGILDGVEEFDPDFFGMSPKEAGLTHPAHRLFLECCHRALEDGGHAATAPGVRVGVFAGSGMNLYDHQQQPATGSPYDPSDPAAGMQSAIGQEPDFLATRVAYRLGLTGPAIGVQTACSTSLVAVHLAVQALLTGEADLALAGAAAVHLPQETGYHSHPGSILSPTGRCRAFDAEADGTVGGNGVAAVLLKRLDRALADGDTVHAVILGSAVNNDGAAKVGFSAPGVEGQAEVVRQALRRAEVPAATISYVEAHGTGTRLGDPVELTALRRALGEDTGGSARAGSCVVGSVKPNIGHLDSCAGMAGLIKTVLMLRNHTLVPTPHLTRPNPELPLADGRLTLATDLRPWQVPDGVPRRAGVSALGVGGTNAHVVLEEAPPVHPRPASELPVLVPVSARDPEALAGLTAALRDRLLARPGLPAADVAATLALGRPHRAARTAVAGRTAGELARALGEQHPLTPSPLGPVAFAFAGQGSARRGMANGLYAAHPAARATLDRCEEVYAGEFGGSLLARLLTAPASADRPADDEIWPTETAQAALFAHQAALAEAWRAAGIRPGLLFGHSVGEYAALYAAGALTLEDGLRLTAWRGRLMQTRCPAGGMLAVRTDQATARRIAQAAGAELAVVNGPHAHVLSGPPQALKEAAALLDQEGLRWRALPVDRAFHSAEIDSALDEFRTRARGVRYRPLHTPLVTTADGELRRVGWTADVEYLCRQARHPVRFDLAMDKAVEQGCRDFVEIGAGRTLTGLGRHCVPDSRWLSGQGEGDGAAEQAHGFLTALGSLYVRGADLDWRALGREGGRVQLPGHPLRRRTVPFKAVPPSAALDLPVPDGEVIDRVRQLTADKLGRPIADVTPDSSFFELGADSLSLMSMTTELEQRYGVRVPVREVFDSADTPRRLAERVAQLRGDAPVIQETVVQEPVVEQPTASAAPSESPEGLHALFGRQLRLAEQLVGQVGEMISRQLDVLATSGTTTTPPAQAPVQAPVPAPAPLVPKPTPIPTPTPTPTPTPTPSPPLSHPGTFDFSLYFFGDYPQDTDHDKYGLIMAAADFADQHGFHALWFPERHFNSFGALFPNPSVLAAALAARTSRIRLHAGSVVLPLHHPARVAEEWSVVDNISGGRTGLCFASGWHATDFALAPQHFGRHREVMYEHLATVRDLWSGQPVKTTAGDGTSVEIRLHPRPVQERPPMYVAVVGNPDSYRRAAAEDLGVVTNLMTQTVEQLAENIALYRRCRAEHGLDPAAGRVVVLVHTYLEDDAERARAEAYRPFLSYLRSSLSLFDQVTNSLGFQVDLENTPEEDVEFLLGRAYERYCDSRALIGDAHTAAETVRRLREAGADEIACFVDFGVPKEKVLAALPVLARLRSTTPGTKPRPLPETCAPRPPRPAPRRRTPLTPGQRRIWFLEQLHPGTAMYHEPKAIRLDGPLDVPALQWALQRVTDRHPALRTVFGDTAGVPYQEIRDRMPLDCPVEDHTGATEEEALRATLAAADSHRLDLSTGPLVTARLLRLADDRHLLFLLAHHIVFDSSSTAVLARDLAAYYRARRRGDADAEPPPLPGPPAPPAPDTARCLDFWRRYLGDAPELTLPTDRPRPPVRTGAGASLTHALDAELTDGLRTFAAGHRATLFMTLTSAIGAVLGRFSGQRDVVIGTAVAARPAGAEDHVGLFLDTVPLRLDLSGDPDFPTLLHRVRESSTSAYEHRGVPFDELVGALNPRRDPGRNPLFQVMVEYENEGEALFDPPRLTATLLDVPSARAPFDLSVYLTHHAGGVRFMVEYDTALFDEATVRRFVDYVEQVLRRVLHTPGAPLADLTALTAADRAVLSHQEHPGEGALAEGTLAEGTPATLHGLFERQAHRTPDAVALISGEHHVSYADLDAAANRLARQLRTRGAARGERVAVLLPRGPHLITALLAVLKSGAAYLPLDPSLPTPRLSLLLADGAPVLLLTSHTALAGHSDLAPEPPVLRVEEADGTLPCTPLPDGAGPEDPAYCIHTSGSTGRPKGVVVPHRGPANLVHGHLRRHPALRTLQWTSPAFDVSVQEIFTTLASGAALVLVDDAVRHDPAALAQAVRHHRVQRVFMPCTPLKYLMETAPELPWLRELFSAGEALQLTPAFRRFLATHPDCALHNQYGPTETSIIVTSHRVDPAGEEWPPIGTPVPGARVLLLDESGRPVPVGAVGEIHVSGIPVAHGYLNRPAETAAAFLDDGEGGVLYRTGDLGRLRTDGTLEYRGRADDQVKIRGYRVEPGEAQSALTALRGVRDAAVLPRRDRHGDMELVAYVVPADADSWPRLRAALAAELPDHLVPRRWVSLGRLPVNASGKLDRAALPEPGDDDSDGIPQSSPATALEKTLHELWCEELDAGQVPVTTSFFELGGHSLSAIRLLNRMREEADVDLTMADFFLDPTIRGIAARNRVVDTAPMPSTLRRLWRRHHALPDPSVYNIAHRMDLRGDLEPEALHQALMDLVARHHALRGRPVRREDGRYEVEVLAQVPVTLPVTDLRAHAGDAESVDRWCREQVSTPFTLDQPPLFRFRLARLAEDHWVMVTVLHHAVCDGWSLSIIRRDLQELYNARRSRTSPHLPLTVAQFTDFARSEHALPDKRRTALERFWRTELDTVPLRPSLPYDHPHPGTLSGRGALRTWTIADGTPARLADTATRLGTTAYTVLAATFATWLGDLCGERNNIVLAASSANRVQRDRAEIVGILGDAVLLRARLGEAESFPGLVSQLSSTLFTALDHQELPLTDVVSLVSPELKDALFPTVLFTVITTEPPALNLQEVSTTIRALPVQGVARNELYVVIAPEADTITVTFEYSTDLFTHETVEAWARSFTEALRSAVDPGN